Part of the Deltaproteobacteria bacterium CG2_30_66_27 genome, TCTATCGATAGCGGCGGGCGCCGGTTCCCTCGCGTTCGCGGAGGAAACACCGGGCGTCGCCGCCGGCAGCCCGGCACCGGGGACATCGTTGGAGGAACTGGACCAGAAGGTCCGCGTCCTCGAGCGGAAGTGGGAGATCGAGCAGGAAACCGCGGCCGCCAAGGCCAAGGAAACCCCGTACGTCACAGCGGGCAAGGACGGTTTCTCGATCCGGTCGGCGGACGGGAACTATCAGCTGAAGCTCAATGGGTACATCCAGGCGGACGGACGCTTCTTCTTTGGCGACGACGCGCAACCGGGGACCGACACGTTCCTTCTCCGCCGTGCGCGACCCAACATCGAGGGAACCGTCGCCAAATATATATCCTTCCGGATCCTGACGGATTTCGGGGAGGGAAAGACGTCCCTGCAGGATGCCTATGTCGACTTCACATATTTCCCGAACGCGAAGCTCCGGGCGGGGAAGTTCAAGTCCCCGGTGGGGTTGGAGCGGCTTCAGTCGGTGACGGACTCGCGCTTCGTGGAGCTGGCCCTCCCGACCAATCTCGTCCCCAACCGGGACATCGGGTTCCTGCTGTACGGCGACCCGTGGAATGGCGCGCTGTCGTACGCGGTAGGGGTCGTCAACGGTGTCGCGGACGGCGCCAGCGGGGACGGGGACAATCACGACGACAAGGACGGCGTTGCCCGGCTGTTCGTCCACCCGTTCCGGGGAACCGGGATCGACGCGCTCAAAGGGCTCGGCCTCGGGGTCGGCGCGAGCTACGGGAACCGGCAGGGATCCACTACCGACCAGAACCTGCCCTCCTACAAATCGGCGGGGCAGCAGACGTTCTTCAAGTACCGCAACGGGACCGACAACGTCTACGCGGACGGATCGAGCGAGCGCGTAACGCCGCAAGGGTACTTCTACTACGGGTCCCTCGGGCTTTTCGGCGAGTATGCCCGCTCCACCCAGGAGGTCCGCAAGCTTCCCTCCACCGTGAAGAAGTTGACCAACACCGCCTGGCAGGCGGTGGCGTATGTCCGGCCGCACGACATCGAGGTGACGCGCGAGCAGGCCGACGCGGGTGCGACGCGGGCGATCATACGGCACCTCCACACCGCGGGACCGGTGGTCCGCCTGGAGTTGGAGCGCCAGGACGGCGGCGGGGTGGTGGAAGCGGAACTGTCCCGGGAAAGGTACCGCGAACTCCACCTCGAAGTGGGGGAGCACGTCTTCATCAGGCCGAGGGATCTGCGGGTCTTTCTGGAGGATTACACGATCTAAGTGAAGATGGAATCGAATGCTGAATCTGCAAGAAGAGGAGGAATCGACATGAAGGGATCCGTTCCGGAACCCGGCAAGGCACATGCTCTCCGGACCGAGAACGAGCGGAAAGCGCTTGATCTGTTTCTGCAGGGGATCCGGGAAATCCGATACGGGGTGGTCAGCGCCGTCCTCCAGGACGGGATGGTCGTCCATGTGGAATGCTCGGAAAAATTCCGGCTCATGACCCGGCGGGAAGTCGAACTCGCGGGAGGGGGAGACGGGATCTGATGTACTTTTCAGCCGCCTTTCGCGACCTCCAGGAGGAAGATCCCTTCCTCCCGCGACACGTTCGTGACGCGGTGTCCTTCCGTCTTCAGGGAGGAGATGACGTTCTTCAGCGCCTCCTCTTTCAGGCGGACGGTGAGCGTCCCCAGCGGGGGGACCCGCTGCAACCCCATCTTGACCTTCACGAACGTCATCGGGCAGACGTCCCCGGTGATGTCGAGTTGTGGCGTCGTCATGGCAGTCCCGCCCTCCCCTTCACGAACGTTTCCAGCTCCGGGAGCCCGGTCCTCTGCAGGGTGTCCCCGAACCGTTCCCTCGGCTTCCCGTGCTCGCGAAAAAAGTCGAGGACGGCCAGGATCGCCGCCATCGTTTCCTCCTTCGTCCGCAAAATCCCGAGGATCCGCTTGCCGAGGGAGGGTCTCCTGCCGAACTTCCCGCCGGCGAAGACCCGGTACCCGCGGATCTTCTCCCGCATGCTCCCGGTGGGGCAGGAGGTGATGCAGTCCCCGCACCCGATGCACCGGTTCGCATCGATGACCAACTTGCCGTCCCCGGACGACAGCGCGATCGCCTTGGAAGGGCAGACGGCCTCGCAGATCCCGCAGAAGTCGCAGGCGGATTCCTCCCAGCGCGGCTCAATCCACCCCTTGATCCCCGCGTCGTTCTCCTCGGCCTTCATGCAATTGTTGACGCACCCGGAGATGCCGACCTTGAACTTGTGCGGGACCGGTTTCCCGTAGAGCTCCCGGTCGACCGCCTCGGCCAGCTCCGGGGAATCGATCACCCCGCTCGGGCAGACGCGGCGCCCCTGGCATGCCGTCACGGTGCGGACCGTGGGGCCACAGACCCCCACGCCGACGCCGGAGGGTGCGAGGAACTCCTTCAGCGCGGCGAGCGAGTTCCGGGGGATAAACGGGATCTCCACTCCCTGCCGGCTGGTCAGATGGACCTGCCCTCGTCCGTACCGGTCGGCCGCACCCTGGATCGCACGGAGCTGCGGAGTGGCGAGGCGTCCCCCCACCACGTGAAGACGGACCGAGAAGAGCCCGGCCTCCGCCTGGCGCATCATCCCGCCTTTTTTCAGTTCCTTGTAGTCGACTTCGTTCACGCCGTGACCGCCACGATCGGGACGCCGGCATCGGCCAGGTGCGGGGCGTAGTGGCTTGCGTATTTGAAGGCGCTGTCGGGCGAGATGCAAACCGCCACGGCGTCCGCGGGGAGTTTCTCCTGCAACGCCGCCCAGACGATCGCGCCGGTGGAAGGGCCGACGAGCAGGCTCTCCTCGCGGGCCAGGCGGATGGCGGTCTCGTAGGCGGGGGCGTCGGGGACGCGGACCGTCTTGTCGATCAGCGACTCGTCGAGGATCACGGGTTTCTTGCTCTCCTGGAAGTTCTTCAATCCCGACAAGTGGTGTCCCTTTTCCGGTTCGATGGCGACGATGCGGACATCGGGGTTCCTCTCCTTCAGGAACTTCGCCACGCCGGTGATGGTCCCGCACGTCCCGTACCCGGCGAAGAAGTGGGTGACCTTCCCTTCCGTCTGATCCCAGATCTCCGCGCCGGTCGTCTCGTAGTGAGCGCGCACGTTGTCCGGGTTCTCGTACTGGTTCGGCATCACGTAGTGATCCTTCGTCGCCTCTCCCGTGACGAAGCTGCGGGCGAGCGCGATGGCGCCGTCCTTGGGGTGGTCGATGGGGCACAGGTCGTCCGGCGTGGGCCACACCTCCGCGCCGAGGAGCCGAAGCAGGGTGATCTTCTCCTCCGGAGCGCCGGAGGGGATCGTGATCGTGCACGGGACGCCGAGGAGGTTCGAAAGCGCCGCGAGGGCGATCCCCGTGTTGCCCGAGGTGGGCTCGACGATCTTCTTCCCCGAAAGCTTCCCGTCCCGCCGCAACCCCTCCAGAAGGTAGAGAGCCGTGCGATCCTTGATCGATCCGAAGGGATTCATCCATTCGAGCTTGGCGAAGATCTCCCCCCTGCCGGGTCGCGGCAGCCGGTTGAGGCGAACCAGCGGCGTTGGGTTCTCGCGGCTTCCGATCAGTTGGGATATGTCGTCAAACACCCTGCGCGACAAGTTCATCGGATCTCTCCTCGGTGTATTCGTACGCCAATAACGCGGCGGTGCGCCCCACGAAGAGGATCGCCGGAGAGCGTATCCCGGACTCCACCGCGATCCGGGACAGGCCGGACAGGATCCCGCGAACGACCCGCTGCTCCGGCCGGCTCCCGTTCTCCACGACGGCGAACGGGGTGTCGGGCGGAAAACCCGCCCCCGCGAGTTCCTCCGCGATGGCCGCCACCCGTCCGACTCCCATGTAGATGGCGAGGGTTCCGTCCTTCGGCAGGAGGCTCCAGTCGACGGCGCTTTTCCCCTTTTCGTCGGTCTCGTGGCCGGCGACGAAGGTGACGGAAGAGGATCTCTCGCGGTGGGTCAACGGGATCGCCGCCGCCGCCGCGCACCCCATCGCTGCGGTGATCCCCGGGACGATCTCGAAAGGAATCCCTTCCCGTGAGAGGTGCTCCGCTTCCTCGCCGCCCCGTCCGAACACGAGCGGGTCGCCGGATTTGAGGCGGACGACGGATTTCCCCTCCCGCGCCAGCCGGACCATCGCCTCGTGGATCGCGTTCTGCTTCAGGGCCGCCCCGTGCCCGGCGGTCCTACCGCGGCGAGCGAAGCAGATCCGGGCGGCCTTTGCGGGCGCCAGCGAGAGAATCTCCGCGGGAACGAGGTAATCGTGGATCACGGCGTCGGCGCTCCGCAGCAGCCCCAACGCGCGCACGGTGAGCAGGTCGGGATCTCCCGGCCCGGCGCCGACGATGTAGACCTTTCCTCGCCTCGCGGCGATCCGCTTCCGGCGTCGTCCCCGCTCCAGGCGGACCGAGATCTCCGCCCGATGCTCCTCGAGGAACTCCCGCAGCGCTTTCGCCGCCCCCGGATGCCTCCCGCCCGTGGAGATCGCCGCCGTGAATTCGACTCCCCGGACCACGGCGGGGAGGAAAAAGGTGCACTCCTCCGGAGCGTCCGCCACGTTGACGGGTATCCGGCGTCGCCGTGCCTCGGCCGATATGCGGCGGTTCAGCGCCCGGTCGGGGGTGGCGGCGAAGACGAGCTCCGCCTCCTCCATCTGGTCGGGATGGAACGCGCCCCGGAGGATCGTGAGATCCCCGCGAGCCGCGCGCTCCTCCACGGCCGGGGAAAACTCCTTCGCCACCACCGTGACCCGAGCCCCGCCCGCGAGAAGCGCCTCGATCTTCCGTGTCCCCACCGCACCGGCCCCCACCACGAGGACGCTCGCGCCAAGAACGTCGTGGAAGACCGGCAGGTATCGCCGCATTGCGCTCATGGAAACCTCACCTAAAAACTATCTAACTCTATAGAAAAAGTAGCATATACCTTTGTTCCGCCGTGTCAAGAATGTAGATCCGGAGGAAAAGTGAACAAGGGAAAGACCGTGATGAAGTGTGCCGTGGATGAAAGGGCAAGAAATCTCCTTCGTTGAATCCGGCGAGTTGATCTGGTGTTCGACACGGCTGACCATTGAAGGATATTCTGAGACCAATTGAAGAATATCCTTCCACGATGCGGATCCTGATCGGCCTCTTGTCTTCAACTGACTGATAAATAACAACATTTAATTTCCGGGCCCGCGGCATGTCCTGTGCATCCTGAATAAGTCATAGCGTGCGAAGAAGAACATCCAGCGGAACCTGTTCTTCGCCTTCGCATGCGACGTGTTGAGATTGCGGCGGGAACCCCTCTGATTTGATGGAGAAAGGAACGGGAAATACGCAAGGGAGGTGACGGATCGATGGAACTGAGAAAAGTCACCGCGATCATCCGCAGCAGTTCGCTGAAACAGGTCGAGGAGAGGTTGCAGGTGATGAATGTCAAGGGGATGTGGACGGTGTACGGTTAGTTGGTAAGGAACGACGGCGGGGAAGTCGGAATCAAAAAACAGTAACCACAACAACCAGTAACCACAACAACCAGGAAAGGAGCACTACCATGAAGGAATCGAAATCCGCAACCAGGGACCCCATCTGTGGAATGACCGTGGATGAAACGACCACTCTCCACGCCGAACGCTGCAGGGATTGAAGAGGAGGGGAAATGTCGACGACCGAAGGACAGGATCCGAACGATGCGAACCGATCGATAGACCCCGTATGCGGGATGGGCGTCGGACCGGATAGCCCGCACAGGGTCGATCACGCCGGAACAAGCTATCTGTTCTGCAGCGCACATTGCCTGTCCGAATTTCGGCGGGACCCGGGAAAGTACACCGCATCAACTCAGGATGAGGGGGAACACGGGAAGAAGGAGGCCGTTCCCGACGCATCGGGCGCATCGGTCCACCGCAACGGAGCGGAAAAGTCCGTTGAAAAAAAGGGAGGCGGCGGCTACACGTGCCCGATGCACCCCGAGATCGTCCGTGATAC contains:
- a CDS encoding coenzyme F420 hydrogenase — protein: MNEVDYKELKKGGMMRQAEAGLFSVRLHVVGGRLATPQLRAIQGAADRYGRGQVHLTSRQGVEIPFIPRNSLAALKEFLAPSGVGVGVCGPTVRTVTACQGRRVCPSGVIDSPELAEAVDRELYGKPVPHKFKVGISGCVNNCMKAEENDAGIKGWIEPRWEESACDFCGICEAVCPSKAIALSSGDGKLVIDANRCIGCGDCITSCPTGSMREKIRGYRVFAGGKFGRRPSLGKRILGILRTKEETMAAILAVLDFFREHGKPRERFGDTLQRTGLPELETFVKGRAGLP
- a CDS encoding uroporphyrinogen-III C-methyltransferase, coding for MRRYLPVFHDVLGASVLVVGAGAVGTRKIEALLAGGARVTVVAKEFSPAVEERAARGDLTILRGAFHPDQMEEAELVFAATPDRALNRRISAEARRRRIPVNVADAPEECTFFLPAVVRGVEFTAAISTGGRHPGAAKALREFLEEHRAEISVRLERGRRRKRIAARRGKVYIVGAGPGDPDLLTVRALGLLRSADAVIHDYLVPAEILSLAPAKAARICFARRGRTAGHGAALKQNAIHEAMVRLAREGKSVVRLKSGDPLVFGRGGEEAEHLSREGIPFEIVPGITAAMGCAAAAAIPLTHRERSSSVTFVAGHETDEKGKSAVDWSLLPKDGTLAIYMGVGRVAAIAEELAGAGFPPDTPFAVVENGSRPEQRVVRGILSGLSRIAVESGIRSPAILFVGRTAALLAYEYTEERSDELVAQGV